One window of the Pseudomonas lurida genome contains the following:
- a CDS encoding ABC transporter ATP-binding protein: MTQALIELSDLGFNWPGHPQLLDIPAFRLEAGETLFLKGPSGSGKTTLLGLLGGVQTPSRGSIRLLGQELTDLSAGARDRFRVDHTGYIFQQFNLLPFLSVRENVELPCHFSTLRAQRAKQRHGSVDQAAAALLAHLGLKDKDLLERRADSLSIGQQQRVAAARALIGQPELVIADEPTSALDYDAREAFLQLLFAECREAGASLLFVSHDQSLASLFDRNLSLAELNRAATPAEV, encoded by the coding sequence ATGACTCAAGCGTTAATCGAACTGTCTGACCTGGGCTTCAACTGGCCCGGGCACCCGCAGTTGCTGGACATCCCCGCCTTCCGCCTGGAAGCGGGAGAAACCCTGTTTCTCAAGGGCCCGAGCGGCAGTGGCAAAACCACGCTGCTGGGCCTGCTCGGCGGTGTGCAGACACCCAGCCGGGGCAGCATCCGTCTGCTCGGCCAAGAGCTCACCGACCTCTCGGCCGGTGCCCGCGACCGTTTCCGGGTCGACCACACCGGCTACATCTTCCAACAGTTCAACCTGCTGCCGTTCCTGTCGGTGCGTGAGAACGTCGAGTTGCCATGCCACTTCTCCACACTGCGCGCACAGCGCGCAAAGCAGCGTCACGGCAGTGTCGATCAGGCCGCCGCTGCGTTGCTGGCGCACCTTGGCTTAAAGGACAAAGACCTGCTGGAACGCCGTGCCGACTCGCTGTCCATCGGCCAGCAGCAACGGGTGGCCGCCGCCCGGGCGTTGATCGGCCAGCCGGAACTGGTGATCGCCGACGAACCCACCTCGGCCTTGGACTACGACGCCCGCGAAGCCTTCCTGCAACTGCTGTTCGCCGAATGCCGCGAAGCCGGCGCCAGCCTGTTATTTGTCAGCCATGACCAGAGCCTGGCTTCGCTGTTCGACCGCAACCTGTCGCTGGCCGAACTCAATCGCGCCGCCACGCCCGCAGAGGTTTGA
- a CDS encoding ABC transporter permease: MYLFRLAMASLANRRFTAILTAFAIALSVCLLLAVERVRVEARNSFASTISGTDLIVGARSGSVNLLLYSVFRIGNATNNIRWDSYEHFAASPQVKWAIPISLGDSHRGYRVMGTNTSYFEHYQYGRKQNLELASGRAFATDPFEVVLGAEVADALHYKLGDKLVLAHGVAAVSLVKHDDKPFTVVGILKRTGTPVDRTLHISLGGMEAIHIDWHNGVPAQGKGRVSADQARNMDLTPQAITAFMLGLNNKISTFALQREINEFRGEPMLAILPGVALQELWSMMGTAEKALFVISLFVVLTGLIGMLTAILTSLNERRREMAILRSVGARPWHIATLLIFEAFALALSGVIAGLGLLYVCIAASRGYLQANYGLDLPMAWPSEYEWTLLAGILAAALLMGSVPAWRAYRQSLADGLSIRL; the protein is encoded by the coding sequence ATGTATCTGTTCCGTCTAGCCATGGCCAGCCTGGCTAACCGCCGCTTTACCGCGATCCTCACCGCCTTCGCCATCGCGCTTTCAGTCTGCTTGTTGCTCGCGGTGGAGCGCGTGCGCGTTGAGGCGCGCAACAGTTTCGCCAGCACCATCAGCGGCACCGACCTGATCGTCGGCGCCCGTTCGGGCTCGGTGAACCTGCTGCTGTACTCGGTATTTCGCATAGGCAACGCCACCAACAACATCCGCTGGGACAGCTACGAGCACTTCGCCGCCAGCCCTCAGGTGAAATGGGCGATCCCGATTTCCCTCGGTGACTCCCATCGCGGCTACCGGGTGATGGGCACCAACACGTCCTACTTCGAGCATTACCAATACGGGCGCAAGCAAAACCTCGAACTGGCCAGCGGCCGCGCCTTCGCCACCGACCCGTTCGAAGTGGTGCTGGGCGCCGAAGTCGCCGATGCGCTGCACTACAAGCTCGGCGATAAACTGGTGCTGGCCCATGGCGTCGCGGCGGTCAGCCTGGTGAAACACGATGACAAACCGTTCACTGTGGTCGGTATTCTCAAGCGCACCGGCACGCCGGTAGACCGCACGCTGCATATCAGCCTCGGCGGCATGGAAGCGATCCATATCGACTGGCACAACGGCGTGCCTGCCCAGGGCAAAGGTCGCGTCAGTGCCGATCAGGCACGCAACATGGACCTCACCCCACAGGCCATCACCGCGTTCATGCTCGGCCTGAACAACAAGATCTCCACGTTCGCGCTGCAACGGGAGATCAATGAATTCCGTGGCGAGCCGATGCTGGCGATCCTGCCCGGCGTGGCGCTGCAAGAGTTGTGGAGCATGATGGGCACCGCCGAGAAAGCGCTGTTCGTGATCTCGCTGTTCGTGGTGCTCACCGGCCTGATCGGCATGCTCACGGCGATCCTCACCAGCCTCAATGAGCGTCGACGCGAAATGGCGATCCTGCGTTCGGTGGGCGCACGCCCTTGGCATATCGCGACGCTATTGATTTTCGAAGCCTTCGCCCTGGCACTCTCCGGTGTGATCGCGGGCTTGGGTTTGCTGTACGTGTGCATCGCCGCGTCGCGCGGGTATCTGCAGGCCAACTATGGCCTGGACCTGCCGATGGCGTGGCCGAGTGAATATGAATGGACGCTGCTCGCCGGTATCCTGGCTGCCGCGCTGTTGATGGGCAGCGTGCCCGCGTGGCGCGCCTATCGGCAATCCCTGGCCGATGGCCTGTCCATACGTTTATGA
- a CDS encoding DUF3299 domain-containing protein has product MRRALFALFLLFALPAWAAEPKELTWSELIPPDAEPEVPNMQPLHNLSSMADALESAPAAKQDMPNAPVVPGLDGQHIRLPGYIVPLEVGENGRTTEFLLVPYFGACIHVPPPPSNQIVHVKSEIGVKLDELYQPYWIEGAMQVKPSTSELADAGYQMEAEKIYMYELPE; this is encoded by the coding sequence ATGCGTCGCGCCCTGTTTGCACTGTTTCTACTGTTCGCCCTGCCCGCCTGGGCGGCCGAACCTAAAGAGCTGACCTGGTCGGAACTGATCCCCCCGGATGCCGAGCCGGAGGTGCCGAACATGCAACCCCTGCACAATCTCTCCAGCATGGCGGATGCCCTGGAGTCGGCGCCAGCGGCCAAGCAGGACATGCCCAACGCCCCTGTCGTGCCGGGGCTCGATGGTCAGCACATTCGTTTGCCGGGCTACATCGTGCCCCTGGAAGTTGGCGAAAACGGCCGCACCACGGAGTTCTTGCTGGTGCCTTATTTCGGCGCGTGCATCCACGTACCGCCGCCACCGTCGAACCAGATCGTGCATGTCAAAAGCGAAATCGGCGTGAAGCTCGATGAGTTGTATCAGCCGTACTGGATCGAAGGCGCGATGCAGGTCAAGCCGTCCACCAGCGAGCTGGCCGATGCCGGTTACCAGATGGAAGCCGAGAAGATTTACATGTACGAACTGCCGGAATAG
- a CDS encoding OmpW/AlkL family protein, with amino-acid sequence MNKSLLGASLFALALAAPAVHAHEAGDILIRAGAITVNPKADSGSVKVDQGPLAGANLGGKATMSSDTQLGLNFAYMLTNHVGIELLAATPFEHDVKIKNTALGAANGKLGTLKHLPPTLSVVYYPLDNKSAFQPYVGAGINYTWIYDEHVGSRASNAGFSNFKAENSWGWAAQIGADYMINDKWMINAQARYIDISTKATVDNNALGQSTRAKVNVDVDPMVYMVGIGYKF; translated from the coding sequence ATGAACAAGTCTCTGCTCGGCGCGTCCCTCTTCGCGCTCGCCCTTGCCGCCCCTGCCGTCCACGCTCACGAAGCGGGTGACATTCTGATTCGCGCCGGTGCAATTACCGTGAACCCGAAGGCAGACAGCGGCAGCGTCAAGGTTGACCAGGGCCCATTGGCCGGCGCCAACCTGGGCGGCAAGGCGACCATGAGCAGCGACACCCAGTTGGGCTTGAACTTCGCTTACATGCTGACCAACCACGTTGGTATCGAACTGCTGGCCGCCACGCCGTTCGAGCATGACGTGAAGATCAAGAACACCGCCCTCGGCGCCGCGAACGGCAAGCTCGGCACCCTCAAGCACCTGCCGCCAACCCTGAGCGTCGTGTACTACCCGCTGGACAACAAGTCGGCGTTCCAGCCGTACGTAGGCGCGGGTATCAACTACACCTGGATCTATGACGAACACGTCGGCAGCCGTGCCTCGAATGCCGGTTTCAGCAACTTCAAGGCAGAGAACTCCTGGGGCTGGGCCGCGCAAATCGGCGCCGACTACATGATCAACGACAAGTGGATGATCAACGCCCAGGCGCGCTACATCGACATCAGCACCAAGGCGACGGTGGACAACAACGCACTGGGCCAAAGCACTCGCGCCAAGGTCAATGTGGACGTGGACCCGATGGTCTACATGGTGGGTATCGGCTACAAGTTCTAA
- a CDS encoding sugar nucleotide-binding protein has product MRMRLMLLGGGNALGQALIRLGAEEDIGFLAPKPPKDGWDAASLTQLLDDTRPDALINLAYYFDWFQAEGVSETRLAAQEFAIERLAELCQHHSITLLQPSSYRVFDGSRATAYSEKDEPVPLGLRGQALWRIEQSVRATCPQHVLLRFGWLLDDSVDGTLGRFLARAEKPDELLMADDRRGNPTPVDDAARVIISVLKQLDCAAPLWGTYHYAGHEATTPLALGQAILTEARNFHPLAIESPTAQAHAARPDASEEPQHAVLACKKILHTFGIKPRAWRAGLPALLDRFYRHS; this is encoded by the coding sequence ATGCGAATGCGCCTTATGTTACTGGGCGGCGGGAATGCCCTCGGGCAGGCGCTGATTCGCCTCGGTGCAGAGGAAGACATCGGTTTCCTCGCCCCCAAACCGCCCAAAGACGGCTGGGATGCCGCGAGCCTTACCCAATTGCTCGACGACACCCGTCCCGATGCGTTGATCAACCTCGCCTACTATTTCGACTGGTTCCAGGCGGAAGGGGTCAGCGAAACTCGCCTGGCGGCCCAAGAGTTCGCCATCGAACGCTTGGCCGAACTGTGCCAGCACCACAGCATCACTTTGTTGCAACCGTCCAGCTACCGCGTATTCGATGGCTCCCGCGCCACCGCCTACAGCGAAAAAGACGAGCCGGTGCCCCTGGGCCTGCGCGGCCAGGCGTTGTGGCGAATCGAACAAAGTGTGCGCGCCACTTGCCCGCAACATGTGTTGCTGCGGTTTGGCTGGCTGCTGGATGACAGCGTCGACGGCACCCTCGGGCGCTTCCTGGCGCGGGCCGAGAAGCCGGATGAGTTGCTGATGGCCGATGACCGTCGCGGCAACCCGACACCGGTGGATGACGCGGCACGGGTGATCATCTCGGTGCTCAAGCAACTCGATTGCGCGGCGCCGCTGTGGGGGACTTACCATTACGCCGGCCATGAGGCGACCACACCGTTGGCGCTGGGCCAGGCGATCCTCACCGAAGCGCGCAACTTTCACCCGCTGGCGATCGAATCCCCCACCGCCCAGGCCCACGCGGCCCGGCCGGATGCGAGTGAAGAACCGCAACACGCGGTGCTCGCCTGCAAGAAAATCCTCCACACCTTCGGCATCAAGCCACGGGCGTGGCGGGCGGGGCTGCCGGCATTGCTGGATCGGTTCTACCGCCACAGCTGA
- a CDS encoding DEAD/DEAH box helicase, whose translation MNLPESTDTALDGFHPAVSTWLRSTFPSVTGAQAQAWPLIRQRQSTLIAAPTGSGKTLTAFLAVLDDLVHQGLANGGELPDETLVVYVSPLKALSNDIQINLQDPLAGITEHLQKLGLPPLVIRTAVRTGDTPQKDRALMRKRPPHILVTTPESLYVLLGSDSGRQMLANTRTVIVDEIHAIAAGKRGSHLALSLERLQHLCAGPLMRIGLSATQKPIDAVSRFLVGSGRTCAIVDIGHARPRDLDIEVPPVPLSAVMANDVWERVYNRLAELAREHRTTLVFVNTRRLAERLARHLSERLGKSAVAAHHGSLAKEMRLDAEQRLKGGALQVLIATASLELGIDIGDVDLVCQIGSPGSINGFLQRVGRSGHHVGGTPKGRLFATTRDDLIECAALLDCVRRGELDTLHIPVAPLDVLAQQIIAEVSAQEWSEQALLDLICRAAPYATLDEGHYQALLQMLSEGYNGRQGIRSAYLHRDALTRTLRSRRGAKLTAVTSGGTIPDNADYSVLLEPQSLSIGSVNEDFAVESIAGDIFQLGNTSYRILRVEAGKVRVEDAHGQPPTIPFWLGEAPGRSNELSAAVARLQGQLDALLSATPGDLHAAQDWLTGTLGLNRASAEQILDYLARTRLALSALPSQDTLIMERFFDASGGTQLIIHTPFGSRVNRAWGLALRKRFCRTFNFELQAAASENAIVLSLSTSHSFELDDVWRYLNSHSAEHLLIQAVLDAPLFGVRWRWNAGVALALPRFTGGRKVAPQIQRMKSEDLIASVFPDQIACLENLAGEREIPNHPLVEQTLDDCLHEAMDSDAWLALLRRMERGEVRLISRDLPAPSPMAAEILSARPYTFLDDAPLEERRTQAVLNRRWSDPQSTDDLGALDADAIAGVREEAWPAPNGVDEMHEALMSLACIAGNEVTPQWAKWLQALAKGGRAYPLHTHLQTSLWVAVERLSCVQAIYPNHLPLLPGFDEPWSYEDAVTEVLRARLGGFGPLSLIEIAGPLALPVADVTQALARLEQEGYVLRGHFSPGATHEQWCERHLLARIHRYTVKRLRREIEPVALQDFMRFLFDWQHLSEGTRGQGSAMLAQIVGQFEGYAAATSAWDSDLLSARLKDYSSTWLDELCRSGKLVWTRLSNKASAMALRSTPVVLLPRSQVGLWSALTELTDASSLSPKAQKVHQALRDHGALFFDELVHEAHLLRSELETALQELVGAGLVNADSFAGLRALTTPASKRQARSSRRGRGAFVGGMDDAGRWALVRRSSTAAGPHSAETLEHVAMTLLRRYGVVFWRLLEREAEWLPSWRELLRTFHRLEARGEIRGGRFVSGLAGEQFALPEAIPLLREVRRRAHDGSLIAVCGADPLNLVGTLLPGSKVPAVSGNRIVYRDGLPAAVRVAGKQQVLIDVDQQAVQEKLIRH comes from the coding sequence ATGAACCTTCCTGAATCCACGGACACGGCCCTGGACGGCTTCCACCCCGCCGTCAGCACCTGGTTGCGCAGCACCTTCCCCTCGGTGACAGGCGCCCAGGCCCAGGCGTGGCCGCTGATCCGCCAACGCCAATCGACGCTGATCGCCGCGCCCACCGGCTCCGGCAAGACGCTGACGGCGTTCCTGGCGGTGCTCGATGACCTGGTCCACCAAGGCCTGGCCAACGGCGGTGAGTTGCCAGATGAAACCCTGGTGGTCTACGTGTCGCCGCTCAAGGCGCTGTCCAACGACATCCAGATCAACCTGCAAGACCCGCTGGCCGGTATCACTGAGCACCTGCAGAAGCTGGGCCTGCCGCCGCTGGTTATCCGCACCGCCGTGCGCACCGGCGACACCCCGCAAAAAGACCGCGCGCTGATGCGCAAGCGCCCGCCGCATATCCTGGTGACGACTCCGGAATCGCTCTACGTATTGTTGGGCTCGGACTCCGGCCGACAGATGCTCGCCAATACACGCACGGTGATCGTCGATGAGATCCACGCCATCGCCGCCGGCAAACGGGGCAGCCACCTGGCCTTGAGCCTGGAACGCCTGCAACACTTGTGCGCCGGACCGCTGATGCGTATCGGCCTGTCGGCCACGCAAAAGCCCATCGACGCGGTGTCGCGGTTCCTTGTCGGCAGCGGCCGGACGTGCGCGATTGTCGATATCGGCCACGCGCGCCCGCGCGACCTGGATATCGAGGTGCCGCCCGTGCCGCTCTCGGCGGTGATGGCCAACGATGTGTGGGAGCGGGTCTACAACCGCCTGGCCGAACTGGCCCGCGAACACCGCACCACACTCGTGTTCGTCAACACCCGACGCCTGGCCGAGCGCTTGGCCCGGCACTTGAGCGAACGCCTGGGCAAGTCCGCCGTGGCAGCTCACCACGGCAGCCTGGCCAAGGAAATGCGCCTGGACGCCGAGCAACGCCTCAAGGGCGGTGCGCTGCAAGTGCTGATCGCCACCGCGTCCCTGGAGCTGGGGATTGATATCGGCGATGTGGACCTGGTCTGCCAGATCGGCTCGCCCGGCTCCATCAACGGTTTTCTGCAAAGGGTGGGGCGCTCCGGCCACCACGTCGGCGGCACGCCCAAGGGGCGCCTGTTCGCTACGACCCGCGACGACTTGATCGAATGCGCCGCCCTGCTCGACTGTGTGCGCCGGGGCGAGCTGGACACCCTGCACATACCGGTCGCGCCGCTGGACGTGCTGGCCCAGCAGATCATCGCCGAAGTCAGCGCCCAGGAATGGTCCGAGCAGGCCTTGCTGGACCTTATCTGCCGCGCCGCGCCCTACGCCACCCTCGATGAAGGGCACTACCAAGCACTGCTGCAGATGCTCAGCGAGGGTTATAACGGCCGCCAGGGCATCCGCAGCGCCTACCTGCACCGCGACGCCCTGACTCGCACCCTGCGCAGTCGACGTGGCGCCAAACTGACTGCCGTGACCAGTGGCGGTACCATCCCCGACAACGCCGACTACAGCGTGCTGCTCGAGCCCCAGAGCTTGAGCATTGGCAGCGTCAACGAAGATTTCGCGGTGGAAAGCATCGCCGGGGATATCTTCCAGCTCGGCAATACGTCGTACAGAATCCTGCGCGTCGAGGCCGGCAAAGTGCGGGTCGAAGACGCCCATGGCCAACCGCCGACCATTCCCTTCTGGCTGGGTGAGGCGCCGGGGCGCAGCAACGAGCTGTCGGCGGCGGTGGCGCGCCTCCAGGGCCAATTGGACGCGTTGCTCAGCGCAACGCCGGGCGACCTGCACGCCGCACAGGACTGGCTCACCGGCACCCTCGGCCTGAACCGCGCCAGCGCCGAGCAGATTCTCGATTACCTGGCTCGCACGCGCCTGGCCCTGAGTGCCTTGCCGTCCCAGGACACGTTGATCATGGAGCGTTTTTTCGACGCGTCCGGGGGCACCCAACTGATCATCCATACGCCATTCGGCAGTCGCGTCAACCGCGCCTGGGGCTTAGCGCTGCGCAAGCGTTTTTGCCGCACATTCAATTTCGAACTGCAGGCCGCGGCCAGCGAGAATGCGATCGTGCTGTCACTGTCCACCAGCCACAGTTTCGAGCTGGACGACGTGTGGCGCTACCTCAACAGTCACAGCGCCGAGCATCTCCTGATCCAGGCTGTGCTGGATGCACCGCTGTTCGGCGTGCGCTGGCGCTGGAATGCCGGCGTGGCGTTGGCGTTGCCGCGCTTTACCGGTGGGCGCAAGGTCGCGCCGCAGATCCAGCGCATGAAAAGTGAAGACCTGATCGCCAGCGTGTTTCCCGACCAGATCGCCTGCCTGGAAAACCTCGCCGGCGAGCGCGAGATCCCCAACCATCCGTTGGTGGAACAAACCCTCGACGACTGCCTGCACGAAGCCATGGACAGCGACGCCTGGCTGGCCCTGCTGCGGCGCATGGAGCGCGGCGAGGTGCGGCTGATCAGCCGCGACCTGCCAGCGCCGTCGCCCATGGCCGCGGAAATTCTGAGTGCGCGGCCCTATACCTTTCTTGACGATGCCCCACTGGAGGAACGCCGTACACAGGCCGTGCTCAACCGGCGCTGGAGCGACCCGCAAAGCACCGACGACCTTGGCGCGCTGGATGCCGACGCCATCGCCGGCGTGCGCGAAGAGGCGTGGCCGGCGCCCAACGGGGTGGATGAAATGCATGAGGCGCTGATGAGCCTGGCGTGTATCGCTGGCAACGAGGTCACGCCGCAATGGGCGAAATGGCTGCAGGCCCTGGCCAAGGGTGGCCGTGCCTATCCACTGCACACTCACTTGCAAACCAGCCTGTGGGTCGCCGTTGAACGCCTGAGTTGTGTGCAGGCGATCTACCCCAACCACTTGCCGTTGCTGCCCGGCTTCGATGAGCCCTGGTCGTACGAGGATGCCGTGACGGAAGTGCTGCGCGCGCGACTTGGTGGGTTCGGCCCGCTGAGCCTGATCGAGATCGCCGGGCCCCTGGCCTTGCCGGTGGCGGATGTCACACAGGCGCTGGCCCGCCTGGAGCAGGAGGGCTACGTGCTGCGCGGGCATTTCAGCCCTGGCGCCACGCACGAGCAATGGTGCGAACGCCACCTGCTGGCGCGCATTCATCGCTACACGGTCAAGCGCCTGCGCCGGGAAATCGAGCCTGTGGCGTTGCAGGATTTCATGCGGTTTCTGTTCGATTGGCAGCACCTTTCCGAAGGCACCCGTGGCCAGGGCAGCGCGATGCTGGCGCAGATCGTCGGGCAGTTCGAAGGCTATGCCGCCGCCACGTCCGCCTGGGACAGCGACCTGCTCAGTGCACGTCTCAAGGACTATTCCTCCACCTGGCTCGACGAGCTATGCCGCAGCGGCAAGCTGGTGTGGACACGCTTGAGCAACAAGGCCAGCGCCATGGCGTTGCGCAGCACACCGGTGGTGTTGCTGCCACGCAGCCAGGTGGGACTGTGGAGCGCACTGACCGAACTCACCGACGCCTCCAGCCTGTCGCCCAAGGCGCAGAAGGTGCACCAAGCCCTGCGCGACCACGGCGCGCTGTTTTTTGATGAGTTGGTGCACGAAGCCCACTTACTGCGCAGCGAACTGGAAACCGCCTTGCAGGAACTGGTGGGTGCCGGGCTGGTGAACGCCGACAGCTTCGCCGGCCTGCGCGCCCTGACCACGCCCGCCAGCAAACGCCAGGCGCGCAGCAGCCGGCGTGGGCGCGGTGCGTTTGTCGGCGGCATGGACGATGCCGGTCGCTGGGCACTGGTGAGGCGCTCCTCAACCGCCGCCGGCCCGCACTCGGCAGAAACCCTGGAGCATGTGGCGATGACCCTGCTGCGCCGCTATGGCGTGGTGTTCTGGCGCTTGCTGGAGCGTGAAGCCGAGTGGTTGCCAAGCTGGCGCGAATTGCTGCGCACATTCCATCGGCTGGAGGCGCGAGGCGAGATTCGTGGCGGGCGGTTTGTCAGTGGCTTGGCGGGGGAGCAGTTTGCATTGCCGGAGGCGATCCCGTTGCTGCGTGAAGTGCGGCGTCGGGCCCATGACGGCAGTTTGATCGCCGTGTGCGGGGCGGACCCGTTGAACCTGGTGGGCACGCTGTTGCCAGGCAGCAAAGTGCCGGCGGTGAGCGGTAATCGGATTGTGTACCGGGATGGGTTACCAGCGGCGGTAAGGGTGGCGGGCAAGCAGCAGGTGCTAATCGACGTGGATCAGCAGGCAGTGCAAGAGAAATTGATCAGGCACTGA
- a CDS encoding mechanosensitive ion channel family protein, translated as MLNLKTALLLGALLFCGSGALQAAATAPEPETPAKPELLVEGGLLGAISASIDDVQEKLDLNQDLIDAWRLRADRAADEVGRLVDQTAARSPWSIAGDFLLLSGVWIGAFTVLTLLGRFVVQRLSRRPFIGQRKRLQAVLGYVVPYTIPALICLPLTLYVSHFLPTSIGRALALCFAYATSSGIFSTSMLLCVIVMFNVGHKRPAVQIIRDYCPKPLFLIGFLAALSDALTSPQIARQFGGNITSSVAVFTGLFAAVIFGVLVVRLRRPVAHLIRNRPLAQRLKHPALQQSLRVFSGLWYWPILLMVLVSAVNLIGAGDDNQKALRCALFTTILLIGTVFLSTVLQHLFKSRSQVAIQRSSAYKERFLSLLHAILRIVMAISFIEILGRIWGVSLFEFAQRNSVGRAISDSLSSIGLILLMTWLFWVVLDTAIQEALKPPVNKRSSRQPSTRVKTILPLLRNAVKIILVVICAITTMANLGINVAPLLAGAGVVGLAIGFGSQQLVQDVITGLFIIIEDTLSIGDWVVLDSGHAGTVEGLTIRTLRLRDGKGFVHSVPFGQIKAVTNQSRQFAYAFFSVQFTYDTDVDKAVELIREAGQSIRDDVFLKYNLQGPLEVFGVDRMDLNGVVLTAQFRTVSGGQYAVSRAFNQRLKKLVDNCDEVHFAQTYPQQVLLPKRTPQVDEPGDEVPASVVVTEQPRSQ; from the coding sequence TTGCTGAATCTAAAGACTGCATTACTGCTCGGCGCGCTGTTGTTCTGCGGCAGTGGCGCGCTACAGGCTGCGGCCACGGCGCCTGAACCCGAAACGCCGGCCAAGCCGGAATTGCTCGTCGAAGGCGGGCTTCTCGGGGCGATCAGCGCCAGCATCGATGATGTGCAAGAGAAGCTCGACCTCAACCAGGACCTCATCGACGCCTGGCGCCTGCGGGCGGACCGTGCGGCCGATGAAGTGGGGCGCCTGGTCGACCAGACCGCCGCGCGTTCGCCATGGAGCATCGCCGGGGACTTCCTGTTGCTGTCGGGCGTGTGGATCGGCGCCTTCACTGTGCTCACTTTGCTCGGGCGCTTTGTCGTACAACGCCTGAGCCGACGCCCCTTCATCGGGCAGCGCAAGCGGTTGCAGGCGGTGCTGGGCTATGTCGTGCCCTATACGATTCCCGCGCTGATTTGCCTGCCACTGACCCTGTATGTCAGCCACTTTTTACCCACCTCCATAGGCCGCGCGCTGGCACTGTGTTTTGCCTACGCCACCAGCAGCGGCATCTTTTCCACGTCGATGCTGTTGTGCGTCATTGTCATGTTCAATGTCGGCCACAAGCGCCCAGCGGTGCAGATTATTCGCGACTACTGCCCCAAGCCGCTGTTCCTGATCGGTTTCCTCGCCGCCCTCAGCGACGCCTTGACCAGCCCGCAGATCGCCCGCCAGTTCGGCGGCAATATCACCAGCAGCGTCGCCGTGTTCACCGGCCTGTTCGCGGCGGTGATCTTCGGCGTGCTGGTCGTGCGACTGCGTCGGCCGGTCGCCCACTTGATCCGTAACAGACCGTTGGCACAACGCCTTAAGCACCCGGCCCTGCAGCAGTCGCTGCGGGTGTTTTCCGGGTTGTGGTACTGGCCGATCCTGTTGATGGTGCTGGTCTCGGCGGTCAACCTGATCGGCGCCGGCGACGATAACCAGAAGGCCCTGCGCTGCGCGCTGTTCACCACCATTCTGCTGATTGGCACGGTGTTCCTGAGCACAGTGCTGCAACACCTGTTCAAGTCTCGCAGCCAGGTCGCCATCCAGCGCAGCAGCGCCTACAAGGAACGCTTCCTCAGCCTGCTGCACGCAATCCTGCGCATCGTCATGGCCATCTCCTTTATCGAGATACTCGGGCGGATCTGGGGCGTGTCGCTGTTTGAATTTGCCCAGCGCAATTCGGTGGGCCGGGCGATCAGCGACTCCCTCAGCAGCATCGGCCTGATCCTGCTGATGACCTGGCTGTTCTGGGTGGTGCTCGACACGGCCATCCAGGAAGCGTTGAAGCCGCCGGTCAACAAACGCTCCAGCCGCCAACCCAGCACGCGGGTCAAGACCATCCTGCCGCTGCTGCGCAATGCGGTAAAAATCATCCTGGTGGTGATCTGCGCAATCACCACCATGGCCAACCTTGGTATCAACGTTGCACCGCTGCTGGCGGGTGCCGGGGTGGTCGGCCTGGCCATCGGTTTCGGTTCGCAGCAGTTGGTGCAGGACGTGATCACTGGCCTGTTCATCATCATCGAAGACACCCTGTCCATCGGCGATTGGGTGGTGCTCGACTCCGGTCACGCCGGTACTGTCGAAGGCCTGACCATCCGCACCCTGCGCCTGCGCGACGGCAAGGGGTTTGTGCACTCGGTGCCATTTGGGCAGATCAAGGCGGTCACCAACCAGTCGCGGCAATTTGCCTACGCGTTCTTCTCGGTGCAGTTCACCTACGACACGGACGTGGACAAGGCCGTGGAGCTGATCCGCGAAGCGGGGCAGTCGATCCGTGATGACGTGTTCCTCAAGTACAACCTGCAAGGGCCGCTGGAGGTGTTTGGCGTCGACAGGATGGACCTCAACGGCGTGGTGCTCACCGCGCAGTTCCGCACGGTGTCGGGTGGGCAATATGCGGTGAGTCGTGCGTTCAACCAGCGGCTGAAGAAGCTTGTGGATAACTGTGATGAAGTGCACTTCGCGCAGACTTATCCCCAGCAGGTGTTGTTGCCCAAGCGTACGCCGCAGGTGGATGAGCCGGGTGACGAGGTGCCGGCGTCGGTGGTGGTGACGGAGCAGCCCAGGTCTCAATGA